One Actinomadura viridis genomic region harbors:
- a CDS encoding carboxymuconolactone decarboxylase family protein, producing the protein METRINPMVNEVGSKWARYIISSNKAITDSALPKAVQELVKIRASQINGCGGCLDMHTKDAAAAGESAVRINLIGAWRETTVYTDAERAALELTEQGTRLADSSGVTDEAWANAAKHFDEDQLMALVALICVINAFNRLNVITRTPGGEYRAGQFG; encoded by the coding sequence ATGGAAACCCGGATCAACCCCATGGTCAACGAGGTCGGGTCGAAGTGGGCCAGGTACATCATCTCGTCGAACAAGGCCATCACCGACTCCGCCCTGCCGAAGGCGGTGCAGGAGCTGGTGAAGATTCGCGCCAGCCAGATCAATGGCTGCGGAGGCTGCCTCGACATGCACACCAAGGACGCCGCGGCCGCCGGCGAGAGCGCGGTGCGCATCAACCTGATCGGAGCATGGCGGGAGACGACCGTCTACACCGACGCGGAACGGGCGGCGCTGGAACTCACCGAGCAGGGCACCCGCCTCGCCGACTCCAGCGGCGTCACCGACGAGGCGTGGGCGAACGCGGCGAAGCACTTCGACGAGGACCAGCTCATGGCCCTGGTGGCCCTGATCTGCGTGATCAACGCCTTCAACCGGCTGAACGTGATCACCCGGACACCCGGCGGCGAATACCGGGCCGGACAGTTCGGCTGA
- a CDS encoding DoxX family protein, whose translation MNTALWIVTGLLTAVYLFSGLGKLFVPREKMAAMADAARWVLDFKPGILKAIGALEILGAVGLILPAVLDIAPILVPLAATGLALIMTGAAIMRIRRGETKAALGDAGYLALAAFVAIGRFALEPFTG comes from the coding sequence ATGAACACCGCACTGTGGATCGTCACCGGCCTGCTGACCGCCGTCTACCTGTTCTCCGGGTTGGGGAAGCTGTTCGTCCCGCGCGAGAAGATGGCGGCGATGGCCGACGCCGCGCGCTGGGTCCTCGACTTCAAGCCTGGCATCCTCAAGGCCATCGGAGCACTGGAGATACTCGGTGCCGTGGGCCTGATCCTGCCCGCCGTGCTCGACATCGCGCCCATACTCGTACCGCTGGCGGCCACCGGCCTGGCACTGATCATGACCGGTGCCGCGATCATGCGGATCCGCCGAGGCGAGACCAAAGCCGCGCTGGGAGACGCGGGCTACCTTGCCTTGGCCGCCTTCGTGGCGATCGGCCGCTTCGCGCTGGAACCCTTCACCGGCTGA
- a CDS encoding cellulase family glycosylhydrolase: MLGLHLSRTARRAVAAAVLAVPIALSAVEAASWGTTTGDGTLRYVTDAQGRALILRGLNTASSAKSAPDGMPDYPESMVEQEHRLLGTNFVRFLIQWRNVEPRPGRYDDVYLDNVAERISWYAKRGMYVMLDMHQDVYGPATNGNGAPAWATNTDGLAAKAQDPWELGYIQPGTLRAFDHFWNTTGQHPELRRHYANAWKHVAQRFADDPAVLGYDLMNEPWGGTLPGLAFERGPLSDLYQQTTEAIREVDLNKWVFLEPRAVGVNWGLASGLRAIDDPRPGEDRIGYAPHVYPLPLDIGGQYTGSSEKWTDRTLRAWSRAVTATARRQNAPIILGEFGIDNTKPGALQFVRSVQSTAEAMRAGQAYWSADPNDGWGPWNSDKTPSELAPVLARAYPRAIAGTPTRLRYDETTATLTFSFRDKTAVTGSTEVWLPPEDFPRGATVTASDAPGSWRQTWDPESRSLSISTPRTGREHTITITPAR; this comes from the coding sequence ATGCTCGGTCTCCACCTTTCCCGTACCGCCCGCCGCGCCGTTGCGGCCGCCGTGCTCGCCGTGCCGATCGCTTTGAGCGCGGTCGAGGCGGCCTCCTGGGGGACCACCACCGGCGATGGCACACTCCGGTACGTCACCGACGCCCAGGGCAGAGCGCTGATTCTGCGCGGGCTCAATACCGCCAGCAGCGCCAAGAGCGCTCCCGACGGAATGCCCGACTACCCCGAGAGCATGGTCGAGCAAGAGCACAGGCTGCTGGGCACCAACTTCGTCCGCTTCCTCATCCAATGGCGCAATGTGGAGCCCCGGCCGGGCCGCTATGACGACGTCTACCTCGACAACGTCGCCGAACGTATCTCCTGGTACGCCAAGCGCGGCATGTACGTCATGCTCGACATGCACCAGGACGTGTACGGGCCCGCCACCAACGGCAACGGCGCCCCCGCCTGGGCGACCAACACCGATGGGCTGGCCGCCAAAGCACAGGACCCCTGGGAACTGGGCTACATCCAACCGGGCACGCTGCGCGCGTTCGACCACTTCTGGAACACCACCGGACAACATCCCGAACTGCGGCGGCACTACGCCAATGCGTGGAAACACGTCGCCCAGCGCTTCGCCGACGACCCGGCGGTGCTCGGCTATGACCTGATGAACGAGCCCTGGGGCGGCACCCTGCCGGGCCTGGCGTTCGAACGCGGCCCGCTCTCCGACCTCTACCAGCAAACCACCGAGGCGATCCGGGAGGTCGACCTCAACAAATGGGTCTTCCTCGAACCGCGCGCCGTCGGCGTGAACTGGGGCCTGGCCTCCGGCCTGCGCGCGATCGACGACCCGCGCCCCGGAGAGGACCGGATCGGGTATGCGCCCCACGTATATCCGCTCCCACTCGACATCGGCGGCCAGTACACCGGCTCGTCCGAGAAATGGACCGACCGCACCCTGCGCGCGTGGAGCCGCGCCGTCACCGCCACCGCGCGCCGGCAGAACGCCCCGATCATCTTGGGCGAGTTCGGAATCGACAACACCAAGCCCGGCGCGCTTCAGTTCGTCCGCAGCGTTCAGTCCACCGCCGAGGCGATGCGCGCAGGGCAGGCCTACTGGTCGGCCGACCCCAACGACGGCTGGGGCCCCTGGAACTCCGACAAGACCCCCTCCGAACTCGCCCCCGTTCTCGCCCGCGCCTACCCCCGCGCGATCGCGGGCACTCCCACACGACTGCGCTATGACGAGACGACGGCCACGCTCACCTTCTCCTTCCGCGACAAGACCGCGGTGACCGGTTCGACCGAGGTGTGGCTGCCCCCCGAGGACTTCCCTCGCGGAGCGACCGTCACCGCCTCCGACGCTCCCGGCTCATGGAGGCAGACCTGGGACCCCGAGTCCCGGTCGCTGTCGATCTCCACACCGCGCACCGGCCGCGAGCACACCATTACGATCACCCCGGCCCGCTGA
- a CDS encoding TetR/AcrR family transcriptional regulator, whose product MTPGKTGAARVPADGLRRAPQQARSRARVEAILSAARQILDAGGVENLTIRKVADRAGVPTGTVYQFFEDKSALLTAVARRYMDASAAAINALVEQASTAPWPELIDNVIDGYVELYRRNPGYLAIRTGRHLTAELLASDAADNDGIADGLRHILVAREGLVDGPALRVACRTGVHTVDALLHLAFRTAPEGDPATIAEAKRIVTLYLTESLADPRYRS is encoded by the coding sequence ATGACACCGGGCAAGACAGGCGCCGCGCGAGTCCCCGCCGACGGATTGCGCAGGGCGCCCCAGCAGGCGCGCAGCAGGGCACGCGTCGAAGCGATCCTGAGCGCCGCGCGGCAGATCCTGGACGCAGGAGGCGTCGAGAATCTGACGATCCGCAAGGTCGCCGACCGGGCGGGCGTGCCGACCGGAACCGTCTACCAGTTCTTCGAGGACAAGTCCGCGCTCCTGACGGCCGTCGCCCGCCGGTACATGGACGCCTCCGCCGCGGCGATCAACGCGCTCGTGGAGCAGGCGAGCACGGCGCCCTGGCCCGAACTGATCGACAATGTCATCGACGGGTACGTCGAGCTGTACCGCCGCAATCCCGGCTACCTCGCCATCCGGACAGGCCGGCACCTCACCGCGGAACTCCTCGCGTCGGACGCCGCCGACAACGACGGCATCGCCGACGGACTGCGGCACATCCTGGTGGCACGGGAGGGACTGGTCGACGGTCCGGCGCTCCGCGTCGCCTGCCGCACCGGCGTGCACACCGTCGACGCCCTCCTGCACCTGGCCTTCAGGACGGCTCCGGAAGGGGACCCCGCGACGATCGCAGAGGCCAAGCGCATCGTCACGCTCTATCTCACCGAATCCCTCGCCGACCCCCGATACCGGTCTTGA
- a CDS encoding phosphocholine-specific phospholipase C yields the protein MSTGSTGPSRRRFLASGAGVVGGATFASLLPPSVHAALARPVRPGGLGAIEHVVFLMQENRSFDHYFGTLRGVRGFGDRNAIELPDGRPVFEQPGFLRHVKPFLARDAIGHGPFTDVNYIAGLDHGWEGGQKARGGGWHNAWIAAKLMPTMVHYDRRDLPFQYELADTFTICDAYHCSVFGPTNPNRTFHWTGTIGYEPNGHRAVENDAYDEAGHPGYALTSYAERLSKAGRTWKVYQEWDNFTDNPLEFLTAFKRIMRRALATVGPYKSLTEFYGAVAAAAPDARKALLDALDDSVAALPAAERDLFERGLRRNDGGTLGAAFRADVLAGKLPEVSYVVTSAAESEHPGSGSPIQGAGITYQVLDAIASRPEVWESTAVFLLFDENDGYFDHVPPPLPPAEAVDEHDDGKPIGLGFRVPMIVVSPWTSGGYVCSEVFDHTSTIRFLERWLGVREPNISAWRRTVAGDLTSAFDFDGTARPRPVPKPGTPPKFHLRWPALPPIVQKGPVPEPGTRPARPLPYRTDASARLADGALVITMTERGTRASHFALYPYAGEFGTPRHFDVAGKRIERIPVKNGRYHLTLTGPNGFRREFAGAASGPAARAHVRSRAAGGRLVITVENPGGVPLTFSLTALAYGGATREVTVPGGGATTVRWTTDHGWYDVQIRATEDETFRRRLMGHLENGRPSISG from the coding sequence ATGAGTACCGGTAGCACTGGCCCCTCCCGCCGCAGATTCCTCGCTTCCGGCGCCGGGGTGGTGGGCGGTGCCACGTTCGCCTCGCTGCTACCCCCCTCGGTGCACGCCGCGCTCGCCCGTCCGGTCAGGCCCGGGGGCCTCGGGGCGATCGAGCATGTGGTCTTCCTGATGCAGGAGAACCGCAGCTTCGACCACTACTTCGGGACGCTGCGCGGGGTCCGGGGCTTCGGGGACCGCAACGCGATCGAGTTGCCCGACGGCCGCCCGGTCTTCGAGCAGCCCGGTTTCCTGCGGCACGTGAAGCCGTTCCTGGCCCGCGATGCGATCGGGCACGGGCCGTTCACCGACGTGAACTACATCGCCGGGCTCGACCACGGCTGGGAGGGCGGCCAGAAAGCGCGCGGCGGCGGCTGGCACAACGCGTGGATCGCGGCCAAGCTGATGCCCACGATGGTCCACTACGACCGCCGTGACCTGCCGTTCCAGTACGAACTGGCCGACACCTTCACGATCTGTGACGCCTACCATTGTTCGGTATTCGGGCCGACCAATCCCAACCGGACCTTCCACTGGACCGGCACCATCGGCTATGAGCCGAACGGGCATCGCGCGGTCGAGAACGACGCCTACGACGAGGCCGGCCATCCTGGTTACGCCCTGACCTCCTACGCCGAACGGCTGTCCAAGGCCGGACGCACCTGGAAGGTGTACCAGGAGTGGGACAACTTCACCGACAACCCGCTGGAGTTCCTCACCGCGTTCAAGCGGATCATGCGCCGGGCTCTGGCGACCGTCGGCCCGTATAAGAGTCTGACCGAGTTCTACGGCGCGGTCGCCGCGGCCGCACCTGATGCGCGGAAAGCCCTCCTGGACGCATTGGACGACAGCGTCGCGGCACTCCCGGCAGCCGAGCGCGACCTGTTCGAACGGGGCCTGCGCCGCAATGACGGCGGCACGCTGGGCGCGGCGTTCAGGGCCGATGTGCTCGCGGGGAAACTCCCCGAGGTCTCCTACGTCGTCACCTCGGCTGCGGAGTCCGAGCATCCCGGCTCCGGTAGCCCGATCCAGGGCGCGGGCATCACCTACCAGGTTCTGGACGCGATCGCCTCCCGTCCGGAGGTGTGGGAGTCCACTGCGGTCTTCCTCCTTTTCGACGAGAACGACGGCTATTTCGACCATGTGCCCCCGCCGCTGCCTCCCGCGGAGGCCGTCGACGAGCATGACGACGGCAAGCCGATCGGGCTGGGCTTCCGGGTCCCGATGATCGTCGTGTCGCCCTGGACGAGCGGCGGTTACGTCTGCTCGGAGGTCTTCGACCACACCTCGACGATCCGCTTCCTGGAACGCTGGCTGGGCGTCCGCGAGCCCAATATCAGCGCCTGGCGCCGCACCGTCGCGGGCGATCTCACCTCGGCTTTCGACTTCGACGGCACCGCGCGCCCGCGGCCGGTGCCCAAACCCGGCACGCCGCCGAAGTTCCATCTGCGCTGGCCCGCCCTGCCGCCGATCGTCCAGAAGGGTCCGGTCCCCGAACCGGGCACACGCCCGGCCCGGCCGTTGCCCTACCGGACCGACGCCTCAGCGCGCCTCGCCGACGGCGCGCTCGTCATCACCATGACCGAGAGGGGCACACGGGCCTCGCACTTCGCGCTCTACCCGTACGCCGGGGAGTTCGGCACGCCACGCCACTTCGACGTGGCCGGGAAGCGCATCGAGCGGATCCCGGTCAAGAACGGCCGCTATCACCTCACGCTGACGGGCCCGAACGGCTTCCGGCGCGAGTTCGCGGGCGCGGCCTCGGGCCCGGCGGCCCGTGCCCACGTGAGGTCCCGCGCCGCCGGCGGCCGACTCGTGATCACCGTGGAGAACCCCGGCGGCGTCCCTCTGACGTTCTCCTTGACCGCGCTCGCCTACGGCGGCGCGACCCGCGAGGTGACCGTCCCCGGCGGCGGAGCGACGACCGTCCGCTGGACCACTGATCACGGCTGGTACGACGTGCAGATCAGAGCCACTGAGGACGAGACGTTCCGGCGCCGTCTGATGGGTCACCTGGAGAACGGCCGGCCGTCCATCTCGGGCTGA
- a CDS encoding peptidase inhibitor family I36 protein translates to MFQVMRMGAVASIGATLALASAGTAHAVESSAAPAICGINRVAVYQKTNFRGQYLCIAGNIKKLADFRWPNGAKLNDSISSIQVPSRCWVTLYRYKNYKGDKSTWKRTGNSGPLREDRNLSNNKVGDNRTSSLKSGCTFDA, encoded by the coding sequence ATGTTCCAAGTGATGCGGATGGGGGCTGTGGCGAGCATCGGCGCGACGCTCGCGCTGGCCTCCGCCGGGACCGCGCACGCCGTGGAGTCGTCGGCCGCGCCGGCGATCTGCGGTATCAACAGGGTCGCCGTTTACCAGAAGACCAACTTCCGCGGCCAGTACTTGTGCATCGCGGGCAACATCAAGAAACTCGCCGATTTCCGCTGGCCAAACGGCGCCAAGCTCAACGACAGCATCAGTTCGATCCAGGTCCCTTCGCGCTGCTGGGTGACGCTCTACCGGTACAAGAACTACAAGGGGGACAAGAGCACCTGGAAGCGGACCGGCAATTCTGGGCCGCTCCGCGAGGACCGCAACCTGTCCAACAACAAGGTCGGTGACAACAGAACCAGTTCCCTGAAGTCGGGCTGCACGTTCGATGCCTGA
- a CDS encoding tyrosine-type recombinase/integrase, whose amino-acid sequence MAGRRTQVPDVYAGVHADYAAALADTPLDAATRRAYDSRVRVYLVWLEGVWLEGAADISGHGALSDPRVRDVAVNDYKIHLTGVLGRSDNTVNAHLTALDRFYEHLGLGKVGVDRAPAPRVAPRALTAPEQQRYLRAVQRRTLSRDRAIGHLLLRCGLLVSELVALDTADVPPPTGTGTVDVGSGAGGLPRQIPLTDIAARAEVAAWQQDRLTWPGADTSALLLNRRGGRLSARAVDLLLDDISLDAGLSDDGAPTVSANVLRHTFATNLLNRGIDIVTVAEQLGHARLDTTRRYTGHPHRPQSARTRPPAPPSAAPT is encoded by the coding sequence GTGGCCGGTCGCCGCACACAGGTACCCGACGTCTACGCAGGCGTCCACGCCGACTACGCCGCCGCCCTGGCCGATACGCCGCTGGATGCCGCCACCCGGCGCGCCTACGACTCCCGCGTCCGGGTGTACCTGGTCTGGCTAGAGGGCGTCTGGCTGGAGGGCGCTGCGGACATCAGCGGCCACGGCGCGCTGAGCGATCCTCGGGTACGCGACGTCGCCGTCAACGACTACAAGATCCACCTCACGGGCGTGCTGGGCCGTTCCGACAACACCGTCAACGCCCACCTGACCGCCCTGGACCGCTTCTACGAGCACCTCGGGCTCGGCAAGGTCGGCGTGGACCGCGCCCCCGCCCCCCGCGTCGCGCCCCGCGCCCTGACCGCTCCCGAGCAGCAGCGCTACCTGCGCGCGGTCCAGCGCCGAACTCTCTCGCGCGACCGGGCGATCGGACACCTGCTCCTCCGCTGCGGGCTACTGGTCTCCGAACTGGTCGCCCTCGACACCGCCGATGTGCCGCCGCCGACCGGTACGGGCACGGTCGACGTCGGTTCCGGCGCCGGCGGCCTGCCCCGCCAGATCCCGCTCACCGACATCGCCGCCCGCGCCGAAGTCGCAGCCTGGCAGCAAGACCGCCTCACCTGGCCCGGCGCCGACACTTCTGCACTGCTCCTCAACCGCCGAGGCGGGCGCCTGTCGGCACGGGCCGTCGACCTGCTGCTCGACGACATCTCTCTCGACGCGGGCCTGTCCGACGACGGTGCCCCGACGGTCTCGGCGAACGTGCTACGGCACACCTTCGCGACCAACCTGCTGAACCGCGGAATCGACATCGTCACCGTCGCCGAACAACTCGGACATGCCCGCCTGGACACCACCCGCCGCTACACCGGCCACCCACACCGCCCCCAAAGCGCTCGCACCCGGCCGCCCGCGCCACCGTCCGCCGCGCCTACCTGA
- a CDS encoding DUF5994 family protein gives MWTTAERATAISLSPPSTPRPQLRPPPPPGPIGDRARRAGSAPLDGGWWPRSTDPVAELPGLIAALQAHDGPQAHDPSRTRRPITHFMLRTADWDSRSRRLRVDGQTGTQAVRLGWFDPRPAGLLTALYADGRRDLLTVPPATDTTAAGTTLGLAASPANRLRTPNC, from the coding sequence ATGTGGACCACCGCTGAACGCGCGACGGCGATCAGCCTGTCGCCGCCTTCGACGCCGCGGCCGCAACTGCGTCCGCCCCCTCCGCCGGGCCCGATCGGCGATCGGGCCCGCCGCGCGGGCTCGGCGCCGCTGGACGGCGGCTGGTGGCCCCGCTCGACCGATCCGGTCGCCGAACTGCCCGGCCTGATCGCGGCCCTGCAAGCCCATGACGGCCCGCAAGCCCACGACCCGTCTCGGACCCGTCGGCCCATCACCCACTTCATGCTGCGCACAGCCGACTGGGACAGCCGATCCCGCCGACTGCGCGTCGACGGCCAGACCGGTACCCAGGCCGTCCGGCTGGGCTGGTTCGACCCCCGGCCCGCCGGACTTCTCACCGCGTTGTACGCCGACGGCCGCCGCGATCTCCTCACGGTCCCGCCCGCCACCGACACCACCGCGGCCGGCACCACACTGGGGCTGGCCGCCAGCCCCGCCAACCGTCTGCGCACCCCGAACTGCTGA
- a CDS encoding helix-turn-helix domain-containing protein: MRLLVRPDTVLRWHRDLIAGRHAARSKPKRPGRPPTVRSIRLLVLRLVRENPSWGYRRVHGELPVLGVEVAASTVWEILNDAGVDPAPERSATTWAGFLRSQAEALLACDFLETVTLTGDRMYVLAVIEHHTHRIRVLGATAHPTASWVTQAVRNLVMDLEDASCRARFLIRDRDGKFPEFRRGPGRCRHSDGAHRGAECPKKATAGRDPQRVPACSLTCTDEVFGRGNARVLVSCA; the protein is encoded by the coding sequence ATGCGGCTGCTGGTGCGGCCGGACACCGTACTGCGCTGGCACCGGGACCTGATCGCGGGCCGGCATGCCGCCCGATCCAAACCTAAGCGGCCGGGCCGCCCACCGACTGTCCGTTCCATCCGGCTGCTGGTACTTCGCCTGGTGAGGGAGAACCCGAGCTGGGGCTACCGGCGAGTGCACGGTGAGTTGCCAGTGCTCGGCGTCGAGGTAGCCGCCTCCACCGTCTGGGAGATCCTCAACGACGCCGGTGTCGATCCGGCACCGGAGCGTTCCGCCACCACCTGGGCTGGCTTTCTGCGCTCGCAGGCCGAGGCGCTCCTGGCGTGTGACTTCCTGGAGACAGTGACCCTCACCGGCGACCGCATGTACGTGCTGGCGGTCATCGAGCACCACACCCACCGCATCCGGGTTCTGGGCGCCACCGCTCACCCGACCGCATCGTGGGTGACCCAGGCGGTCCGGAACCTGGTCATGGACTTGGAGGACGCCAGCTGCCGGGCACGGTTCCTGATCCGCGACCGCGACGGCAAGTTCCCTGAGTTTCGACGCGGTCCTGGCCGATGCCGGCATTCGGACGGTGCTCACCGGGGTGCGGAATGTCCGAAGAAGGCAACGGCTGGGCGGGATCCTCAACGAGTACCGGCATGCAGCTTGACCTGCACGGACGAGGTATTCGGCAGGGGCAACGCCCGTGTTCTAGTGTCATGCGCCTGA
- a CDS encoding acetyl-CoA C-acyltransferase, whose protein sequence is MREVVIVDAVRSPVGKRNGGLARKHANELLGDVLTGLLNRSDLTGVEVDHVVGGCVVQLGMQAANVTRNAWLTAGLPPEVPAVTVNAQCGSSQEAHLVAQAMIAGGLADIAIACGVEAMSQVPLGSNMPPGGPYGNPRGGRYAEVYEPTIQFEAADRIAERWKLSREALDMFAKTSQDRAALAWERDRFGGQIIPVDVPVASENGELVGTKTITRDEGVRPTTLDGLAGLRLNQPDRVPPSFHTAGNSSQISDGASAVLLMSRKQADLLRLRPRARVLDSVLVGSDPVLMLTGPIPATAKILARTGLSLSDIDVVEINEAFASVACAWAKEYGVDLDRVNVNGGAIALGHPLGATGTILITKALCELERTGGRYALVTMCCGGGLGTGTILERLPEAGQ, encoded by the coding sequence ATGCGCGAAGTCGTCATCGTTGATGCGGTCCGATCTCCTGTCGGCAAGCGCAACGGCGGATTGGCCCGCAAACACGCGAACGAACTGCTTGGTGACGTGCTCACCGGACTGCTGAATCGGAGCGACCTCACCGGCGTCGAGGTAGACCACGTCGTCGGGGGGTGTGTCGTGCAACTCGGCATGCAGGCGGCGAACGTCACGCGCAACGCCTGGCTCACCGCCGGTCTCCCGCCGGAGGTGCCGGCGGTCACGGTGAACGCGCAATGCGGCTCGTCGCAGGAAGCCCATCTGGTCGCGCAGGCCATGATCGCGGGTGGCCTCGCCGACATTGCGATCGCCTGCGGTGTCGAGGCGATGAGCCAGGTCCCTCTCGGCAGCAACATGCCCCCGGGCGGACCTTACGGCAATCCTCGCGGCGGCAGGTACGCCGAGGTTTACGAACCCACGATCCAGTTCGAGGCGGCCGACCGGATCGCCGAGCGCTGGAAGCTGAGCCGCGAGGCGCTCGACATGTTCGCGAAGACCTCTCAGGACCGGGCCGCGCTCGCGTGGGAGCGGGATCGCTTCGGCGGCCAGATCATCCCCGTCGACGTCCCGGTCGCCAGCGAGAACGGCGAGCTGGTCGGGACGAAGACGATCACGCGCGACGAGGGCGTCCGGCCGACGACGCTCGACGGCCTCGCCGGGCTGCGGCTCAACCAGCCCGACCGGGTGCCGCCGAGCTTCCACACCGCGGGGAACTCGTCCCAGATCTCCGACGGGGCCAGCGCGGTGCTGCTGATGAGCAGGAAGCAGGCCGACCTGCTCAGGCTCCGGCCGCGGGCGCGCGTCCTCGACTCGGTTCTGGTCGGCTCCGATCCCGTCCTCATGTTGACCGGCCCGATTCCGGCGACCGCGAAGATCCTGGCCCGGACCGGGCTTTCGCTGTCCGACATCGACGTCGTCGAGATCAACGAGGCCTTCGCCTCGGTCGCCTGCGCGTGGGCGAAGGAGTATGGCGTGGATCTGGACCGGGTGAACGTCAACGGTGGTGCGATCGCCCTCGGCCACCCGCTCGGCGCCACCGGAACGATCCTGATCACCAAGGCGCTCTGCGAACTGGAGCGCACCGGCGGTCGCTACGCGCTGGTCACGATGTGCTGCGGTGGCGGGCTCGGTACGGGGACGATCCTCGAACGACTTCCCGAGGCCGGCCAGTGA
- a CDS encoding acyl-CoA dehydrogenase family protein, which translates to MIDSTSRPWMTGDAADLFAMATAFFDREIPANRERWEARRQVDRDFWLRCGELGLLCASIPAEYGGGGGSFLHQATIQEAYARHGDRSWGNSMHSGVVADYIHEYATEERRRRWLPKMATGELIGALAMTEPSAGSDLKAIRTRAVRTDDGWLINGSKIFITNGGSADLVIVACSTDPSKGAKGISLIVVETKDAAGFTRGRPLDKIGQHGADTNELFFDDVLVPAENLLGEEGDGFAMMMRRLPQERLIVGITAVTATELALSVTTDHVKQREAFGSTLMDKQHVRFELAECATLAKVARTFLNECMAAHLSTGLDLTTSAMCKWWLTDVQCQVIDKCLQLHGGYGYMTEYTIARLYADARAQRIYGGANEIQKELIARSL; encoded by the coding sequence ATGATCGACAGCACGTCCCGGCCCTGGATGACCGGCGACGCCGCCGACCTGTTCGCGATGGCCACGGCCTTCTTCGACCGCGAGATCCCGGCGAACAGGGAGAGGTGGGAGGCGCGGCGCCAAGTCGACCGCGACTTCTGGCTCAGGTGCGGCGAACTCGGCCTGCTCTGCGCGAGCATCCCCGCCGAGTACGGCGGTGGCGGCGGCAGCTTCCTCCACCAGGCGACGATCCAGGAAGCCTACGCGCGGCACGGCGACCGGTCCTGGGGCAACTCGATGCACAGCGGAGTCGTCGCCGACTACATCCACGAGTACGCGACGGAAGAGCGGCGGCGGCGCTGGCTTCCGAAGATGGCCACCGGTGAACTCATCGGGGCGCTGGCGATGACCGAGCCGTCCGCCGGCTCGGACCTCAAGGCGATCCGCACCAGGGCGGTCCGCACGGACGACGGGTGGCTCATCAACGGGTCCAAGATCTTCATCACCAACGGCGGCAGCGCCGATCTCGTCATCGTCGCGTGCTCCACCGACCCGTCGAAGGGCGCGAAGGGCATCTCCCTGATCGTCGTCGAGACGAAGGACGCCGCCGGCTTCACGCGGGGCCGGCCACTGGACAAGATCGGCCAGCACGGCGCGGACACGAACGAGCTCTTCTTCGACGACGTCCTCGTTCCGGCGGAGAACCTCCTCGGCGAGGAGGGCGACGGCTTCGCGATGATGATGCGCAGGCTGCCGCAGGAGCGCCTGATCGTCGGCATCACCGCGGTCACCGCGACCGAACTGGCCCTCTCGGTCACCACCGACCACGTGAAGCAGCGCGAGGCCTTCGGGAGCACCCTGATGGACAAGCAGCACGTCCGCTTCGAGCTCGCCGAGTGCGCCACCCTCGCGAAGGTCGCCCGCACCTTCCTCAACGAGTGCATGGCCGCCCACCTGTCGACCGGGCTGGATCTCACCACGTCGGCGATGTGCAAGTGGTGGCTCACCGACGTCCAGTGCCAGGTGATCGACAAATGCCTCCAGTTGCACGGCGGGTACGGCTACATGACCGAATACACGATCGCCCGGCTGTACGCCGACGCCCGAGCGCAGCGCATCTATGGCGGCGCCAACGAGATTCAGAAAGAACTGATCGCCCGCTCTCTCTGA